GGGGACTCCTGTCTCTACGTGACGATGCACGAGACGAAGACCGAACTGATGCAGGACATGTCGGGCTACGAGTTCGGGTTCGACCGGGCGATCCAGTCCGACGCCGTCCAGTTTCTCAACCTCGTGACCGAGAACGGTAAACGGACGATCACACAGTTCGGCTCGGAGGGTGGGTTGACCAACCGACTCGTCGCCTACATCAGACAGAACGACATCGAACGGGTCGTCATCGACTCGACGATGCTCCTCCAGCATTTCATGAACGACGTCGGCGACGAGATCACCGGGTTTCTCTCGGCGCTGAAACAGACCGAGGCGACGACGCTGCTCATCTCGGAGATGACCGATCCCTCCTCGTACAGCGACGAACACTACCTCGCCCACGGGGTCATCTTCTTCCACAACTTCTTGGAAGGCGGTAGCATGATACGAGGCCTCCAGGTGATCAAGATGCGTGGGACTGCCATCGACTGTGACATCCGCCAGATCCAGTTCTCGGACGAGGGCCTGCGGGTCCTGCCCGACCAGAAGGTCGAGTCATGAGCCGCTATGCGCGCGAGTTCGACACCGACTGGGAGACCATCGACAAGGACGAGGCGACCGAGCGCGCCTACGCTATCGGTGTCGCCGAGCGACTCGGCGAGTACAACCGTGAGGAACTCGAGCGCATCTACGCCGAGATGGGATCGGCCTACCAGAAGAGTCTGGTCGAACTGGCCTACGACGAGGGCCGCAACGAGGCAGCGGAGATCGCGGAGACCACCGACGCCGACGGGACTGCCGTCTGGGAGGATCTGGTCAACGGCGAGAAGAGCTATATCGCCGAGGACGAGATGCCGACCGGCGGCCGGGACGGCCTTCCGGAAGCACTCGAACCCTCGGAACTGCTCGACAGGCAGGAGGTCGACAGCACCGAGCGCGTCGACAAACCCAACTTTCTGGACCGCTGAGACGGACGGCCGTTCACTCCGGGGGTTCGACCGGCGCTTCTAGCTGGGCGATATCCACGACGAGTTGGTTGTTCGTCGCGTCGACGGCGACGACCGTCCCGGCGACGACGAGTCCCGCGACCGGGGTCGGACCGAGCGCGACGGCCTGCCCG
Above is a window of Haloarcula halophila DNA encoding:
- a CDS encoding RAD55 family ATPase; its protein translation is MRISSGVPGFDELVEGGLLTDRLYVVSGPPGSGKTTFCSQFITQGAKEGDSCLYVTMHETKTELMQDMSGYEFGFDRAIQSDAVQFLNLVTENGKRTITQFGSEGGLTNRLVAYIRQNDIERVVIDSTMLLQHFMNDVGDEITGFLSALKQTEATTLLISEMTDPSSYSDEHYLAHGVIFFHNFLEGGSMIRGLQVIKMRGTAIDCDIRQIQFSDEGLRVLPDQKVES